One window of the Burkholderia sp. FERM BP-3421 genome contains the following:
- a CDS encoding PAS domain-containing sensor histidine kinase translates to MRSARAGAMLRCRPRDVARPHPTPIMSFPDEDDFHRLLDALTICVLLHDARTKAIVWANRAACIALGFSVEELLPLKAPDMTRPGPKYRREIGVGAMDRAIVDGPQVYEWCYRSRAGVDMLSEAIATYVPLHGRDVVMVQFRDISAEEAIRQQLRRYEARLREFMQDLDEGIAVATPHGGVQFISESGRRVLGLAPDDAPGALLDYCAGADRDRLAMQLRAAPSACPSDPQRYRIARRDGALCWLRILCRQVEIEGDLGGLLVQFRDVSAEVAIEDARRAEARMLEYAGRYNAMGEMATVIAHELSQPLAAVRNFIGGAVRRLNARGAVDDAIWGLRSADRQAEHAALIIKSVREFIVKREPVVVVADLRDIVADAAYFIELRAKEAGVTVAIAQADAPLPIRCERVLIGQVILNLAFNAIEAFAGCERTSRALMLGTAAVGGQAELRAIDNGPGIADGAHGRLFDGFSSSKAGGNGIGLSLCKSIVTRHGGRIGASPAGGGGLDCRVTLPLAEATPDAHRP, encoded by the coding sequence ATGCGATCCGCGCGCGCCGGTGCTATGTTGAGATGCCGGCCGCGCGACGTCGCGCGTCCTCATCCGACGCCGATCATGAGCTTTCCCGACGAAGACGATTTCCACCGCCTGCTCGATGCACTGACGATCTGCGTGCTGCTGCACGATGCCCGGACGAAGGCGATCGTATGGGCGAACCGCGCCGCGTGCATCGCGCTCGGCTTTTCCGTCGAGGAGCTGTTGCCGCTGAAGGCGCCGGACATGACGCGCCCCGGACCGAAGTACCGCCGCGAGATCGGCGTGGGCGCGATGGATCGGGCGATCGTCGACGGGCCGCAGGTGTACGAGTGGTGCTACCGGTCGCGCGCGGGCGTCGACATGTTGTCGGAGGCGATCGCGACCTATGTGCCGCTGCACGGGCGCGACGTCGTGATGGTGCAGTTTCGCGACATCAGCGCGGAGGAGGCGATCCGCCAGCAGTTGCGCCGCTACGAGGCGCGGTTGCGCGAGTTCATGCAGGACCTCGACGAAGGCATCGCGGTCGCGACGCCGCATGGTGGCGTGCAGTTCATCAGCGAGTCGGGGCGGCGCGTGCTCGGGCTTGCGCCGGACGACGCGCCCGGCGCGCTGCTCGACTACTGCGCCGGGGCCGACCGCGACCGGCTCGCCATGCAGCTTCGCGCCGCGCCGTCGGCGTGCCCCTCCGATCCGCAGCGCTACCGGATCGCGCGGCGCGACGGCGCGTTGTGCTGGCTGCGCATTCTGTGCCGGCAGGTCGAGATCGAAGGCGATCTGGGCGGCCTGCTCGTGCAGTTTCGCGACGTGAGCGCCGAAGTCGCGATCGAGGATGCGCGGCGCGCCGAAGCGCGGATGCTCGAATACGCGGGCCGCTACAACGCGATGGGCGAGATGGCGACGGTGATCGCGCACGAGCTGAGCCAGCCGCTCGCGGCGGTGCGCAACTTCATCGGGGGCGCGGTGCGGCGGCTGAACGCGCGCGGCGCGGTGGACGACGCAATCTGGGGGCTGCGCAGCGCTGACCGGCAGGCGGAACACGCGGCGCTCATCATCAAGAGCGTGCGCGAATTCATCGTGAAGCGCGAGCCCGTCGTCGTGGTCGCGGACCTGCGCGACATCGTCGCCGACGCTGCGTACTTCATCGAGCTGCGCGCGAAGGAAGCCGGCGTGACGGTCGCGATCGCGCAGGCGGACGCGCCGCTGCCGATCCGCTGCGAGCGCGTGCTGATCGGGCAGGTGATCCTGAATCTCGCGTTCAACGCGATCGAGGCGTTCGCCGGCTGCGAGCGCACGTCGCGCGCGCTGATGCTCGGCACGGCAGCCGTCGGGGGGCAGGCCGAGCTGCGTGCGATCGACAACGGTCCGGGCATTGCCGACGGCGCGCACGGCCGGCTGTTCGATGGCTTCTCGTCGTCGAAGGCCGGCGGCAACGGGATCGGGCTGTCGCTGTGCAAGAGCATCGTCACGCGCCACGGCGGGCGGATCGGCGCGAGTCCTGCCGGCGGCGGCGGGCTCGACTGCCGCGTGACGTTGCCGCTCGCCGAAGCAACC